A genomic window from Methanomassiliicoccus luminyensis B10 includes:
- the kdpA gene encoding potassium-transporting ATPase subunit KdpA, with protein sequence MNGNMNRRGPATRIADFTRSTFRALREQARPAAFLFLLLMLITGVAYPLLVTGVAQVVFPHQANGSQIVQDGTVVGSELIGQPFSDPRYFWGRPSATPGFEYNASLSSGSNYGPDNTKLTEVAQARIAALHAVDPNNTLPIPSDLVTASASGLDPHISVAGAEYQLSRVARERNMSEEVIQALVDQNTEGRQFDLLGERTVNVLKLNLALDELQAQGGEGESTGVKAVPATDERVLGMTTTDWLFLAMLAALLLIGGPFVGRLIAAAYDGKPGRMSEAISRIEPRLYRWSKIGNEGMSWRMYALSMLLFNLIGFLFLMAVMLLQPYLPFNPDGMGPVSLDTAFNTAVSFVTNTNWQSYTGETTMSYFTQMVGLTVQNFLSAATGLAVLIALVRGIRQRTAKDLGNFWKDVTRATLILLPIAFVLALVLVSQGCVQTLDGSISAQLLEPVTDSGGNVITVQTIPVGPVASQEAIKLLGTNGGGFFNTNSAHPFENPTPLSNLLEIFALMLIPIGVVFAFGEMVKDRRQGMVLLIAMIVIFAAFLGLAIWAEGGGNPALDGLGVSQIANGLQPGGNMEGKEVRFGVVPSCTFAVATTSTSTGAVNSMHDSYTALGGMAPLLLMQFGEVVFGGVGSGLAGMLVFVLIAVFIAGLMIGRMPDYLGKKIGPHEMKLCTIIVLIPITIVLVGTALAVMLPEGRAGPLNPGPHGFTEILYALTSAANNNGSAFAGLTAGTPFYNCILAIAMLLGRFPVLVLILALAGALSEKNIVPPNPGSLPTHTPLFIAWLIGVVVILGALSYFLALALGPIVEFLMMGGG encoded by the coding sequence ATGAACGGAAATATGAACAGAAGAGGGCCGGCGACCAGGATCGCCGATTTCACCCGGTCCACGTTCAGAGCGCTGAGGGAGCAGGCCCGGCCGGCGGCGTTCCTCTTCCTCCTCCTAATGCTGATCACCGGGGTAGCCTACCCCCTGCTAGTAACGGGAGTGGCTCAGGTGGTCTTTCCCCACCAGGCCAATGGCTCCCAGATAGTGCAGGACGGCACGGTGGTGGGTTCCGAGCTCATCGGCCAACCCTTCAGTGACCCCCGGTACTTCTGGGGGCGGCCCTCGGCCACCCCCGGGTTCGAGTACAACGCGTCCCTATCCAGCGGGTCCAACTACGGCCCCGACAACACCAAGCTGACCGAGGTCGCGCAGGCGAGGATCGCCGCGCTGCATGCCGTGGACCCCAACAATACCTTGCCCATACCTTCGGACCTGGTCACTGCCTCGGCCAGCGGGCTGGACCCCCATATAAGCGTGGCCGGCGCGGAATACCAGCTGTCCAGGGTGGCCCGGGAGCGCAACATGAGCGAGGAGGTCATCCAAGCGCTAGTGGATCAGAACACCGAAGGCCGCCAGTTCGACCTGCTGGGAGAGAGGACGGTCAACGTCCTGAAATTAAATCTCGCCCTGGACGAGCTGCAGGCCCAGGGCGGCGAGGGCGAGAGCACCGGAGTGAAAGCGGTGCCTGCCACCGACGAGAGGGTGCTGGGAATGACCACTACGGACTGGCTCTTCCTGGCCATGCTGGCGGCCTTGCTGCTGATCGGCGGCCCTTTCGTGGGGAGGCTGATCGCCGCGGCCTATGACGGGAAGCCCGGCCGGATGTCCGAGGCCATATCCAGGATAGAGCCGCGCCTCTACCGGTGGTCCAAGATCGGGAATGAGGGGATGAGCTGGAGGATGTACGCGCTCTCCATGCTCCTGTTCAACCTCATCGGCTTCCTCTTCCTCATGGCCGTCATGCTCCTCCAGCCGTATCTGCCGTTCAATCCCGACGGCATGGGCCCGGTATCACTGGACACCGCGTTCAATACCGCGGTCAGCTTCGTCACCAACACCAACTGGCAGTCCTATACGGGGGAGACGACCATGAGCTATTTCACCCAGATGGTCGGCCTCACCGTTCAGAACTTCCTCTCCGCGGCCACTGGCCTGGCGGTCCTCATAGCCCTAGTGCGGGGCATAAGGCAGAGGACGGCCAAGGACCTGGGTAACTTCTGGAAGGACGTCACCCGGGCCACGCTGATACTGCTCCCCATCGCCTTCGTCCTGGCCCTCGTCCTGGTCTCCCAGGGCTGCGTGCAGACGCTGGACGGTTCGATCTCCGCCCAGCTGCTGGAGCCGGTGACCGACTCGGGAGGCAACGTGATAACGGTGCAGACCATACCGGTCGGACCGGTGGCCTCGCAGGAGGCCATCAAGCTGCTCGGCACCAATGGAGGGGGCTTCTTCAACACTAACTCGGCCCATCCGTTCGAGAACCCTACGCCATTGTCCAACCTGCTGGAGATCTTCGCCCTCATGCTCATCCCCATAGGTGTGGTCTTCGCCTTCGGGGAGATGGTCAAGGACCGCCGGCAGGGAATGGTCCTTCTGATAGCGATGATCGTGATCTTCGCCGCGTTCCTGGGCCTGGCGATATGGGCGGAGGGAGGGGGCAACCCTGCGCTGGATGGCCTAGGGGTATCGCAGATCGCCAATGGTCTCCAGCCCGGGGGCAACATGGAAGGCAAGGAGGTGAGGTTCGGGGTGGTGCCCTCGTGCACCTTCGCCGTGGCTACCACCTCCACTTCCACCGGGGCAGTGAACTCCATGCACGACTCCTATACGGCGCTGGGAGGCATGGCCCCCTTGCTCCTGATGCAGTTCGGCGAAGTGGTCTTCGGAGGGGTCGGCTCCGGCCTCGCTGGGATGCTGGTGTTCGTGCTCATCGCGGTGTTCATAGCCGGCCTGATGATCGGCCGGATGCCCGATTACCTGGGAAAGAAGATCGGACCCCATGAGATGAAGCTGTGCACCATCATCGTACTGATCCCGATCACCATAGTCCTGGTGGGAACGGCGCTCGCGGTCATGCTGCCCGAGGGAAGGGCGGGGCCTCTCAATCCCGGACCGCATGGGTTCACGGAGATACTGTACGCCCTCACCTCGGCCGCCAACAACAACGGGAGCGCCTTCGCCGGCCTCACCGCCGGCACTCCATTTTACAACTGCATCCTGGCCATCGCCATGCTCCTGGGCCGGTTCCCGGTCCTGGTCCTGATCCTGGCCCTGGCCGGGGCACTGAGCGAGAAGAACATCGTGCCGCCGAACCCCGGCTCGCTGCCCACACACACCCCATTGTTCATAGCCTGGTTGATCGGCGTGGTAGTGATCCTCGGGGCGCTAAGTTATTTCCTCGCCTTGGCATTAGGGCCCATCGTAGAGTTCTTGATGATGGGAGGGGGGTGA
- a CDS encoding DUF4118 domain-containing protein, producing the protein MAEDRRPNPDELLQQVVKEEEKRSRGKLKVFLGYSAGVGKTYAMLEDAHRRQDRGTDVAVALLESHGRKETEALLAGLEVVPPRGAEHRGLQLKEPDIDAVIARRPELALVDEFAHTNAPGSRHLKRYQDVQELLEAGIDVYTTLNIQHLDSMNDAVAQITGVKVHETIPDSVLDGANEIKIVDIPPNELMQRFWEGKVYIPSQAAIAVENFFTEGNLIALREMTFRRAADHVDEQMLEYMKMRSIPGPWPASETLLVCIGNSRALNERLVRTARRLADELRAEWYAIYVETPAHSRFSRKDRMEAMRGLEIAAEMGAKTATSFGVSIAEEVVRFARKNNVIRIIVGRPPRPRWQELILGSVANQIVSLSGPIDVLVITGEGEKERKGGEREARPKQPSVKNRYFYCTWLVMIVTIIAYFLKPYLSPTNLVMFYLIGVVVAAVTWGLWKAVFTATLSVLMFDFFFVAPHFSLRIIDTEYLVTFAAFLFVGVVISLLVVRSRDNAAAAQRREEYTSALYALSIDLASANDIERALETVSGHVKRSCNCLSAYLLPYGSCLGVVFSDSGLDLDEKEMTAADWTYRNGQASGKDTDTLSSAVLKFYPLRTPSGVVGVMGIKPEERDGIIRLEQERLIEAFTSQTALAIERIHFWNQLSRSGKQAEGHEATGSQAQK; encoded by the coding sequence ATGGCGGAGGATCGGCGGCCGAACCCGGACGAGCTGCTCCAGCAAGTGGTCAAGGAGGAAGAGAAGCGTTCGCGCGGCAAGCTAAAGGTCTTCCTTGGCTACTCCGCCGGCGTGGGGAAGACCTACGCCATGCTGGAGGACGCCCACCGCCGCCAGGACCGGGGGACAGACGTGGCCGTCGCCCTTCTGGAATCGCACGGCCGCAAGGAGACCGAAGCCTTGCTGGCAGGCCTGGAGGTCGTGCCGCCCCGGGGAGCCGAGCACCGTGGCCTCCAGCTCAAGGAACCAGACATCGATGCGGTGATAGCGAGGCGGCCCGAGCTGGCCCTGGTGGACGAGTTCGCGCACACCAACGCCCCCGGCTCGCGGCACCTCAAGCGGTACCAGGACGTGCAGGAGCTGCTCGAAGCGGGCATTGACGTGTACACGACCCTCAACATCCAGCATCTCGACAGCATGAACGACGCGGTCGCCCAGATCACTGGGGTGAAGGTCCACGAGACCATTCCCGACTCGGTGCTGGACGGGGCCAATGAGATCAAGATCGTGGACATCCCCCCCAACGAGCTGATGCAGAGGTTCTGGGAGGGCAAGGTGTACATCCCCTCTCAGGCGGCTATCGCGGTGGAGAACTTCTTCACCGAGGGCAATCTCATCGCGCTCCGGGAGATGACCTTTCGCCGGGCCGCCGACCACGTCGACGAACAGATGCTCGAGTACATGAAGATGCGCTCCATCCCTGGCCCCTGGCCGGCGAGCGAGACCTTGCTGGTGTGCATTGGTAACAGCCGGGCGCTGAATGAGCGGCTGGTGCGGACGGCCCGCCGGCTGGCCGATGAGCTCCGGGCGGAATGGTACGCGATCTATGTGGAGACCCCCGCCCACAGCCGCTTCTCCCGGAAGGACCGCATGGAGGCCATGCGCGGGCTGGAGATCGCCGCTGAGATGGGAGCGAAGACGGCCACTAGCTTCGGCGTTTCCATTGCCGAGGAGGTCGTCCGCTTCGCCCGGAAGAACAATGTCATCAGGATCATCGTGGGACGCCCGCCTCGGCCGCGGTGGCAGGAGCTGATCCTCGGATCGGTGGCTAATCAGATCGTCAGCCTGAGCGGGCCGATAGATGTCTTGGTCATTACCGGAGAGGGGGAGAAGGAGCGCAAGGGCGGCGAACGCGAGGCCCGGCCGAAGCAGCCGTCCGTCAAGAACCGCTACTTTTACTGCACGTGGCTAGTAATGATCGTAACCATAATCGCCTACTTCCTCAAGCCATACTTGTCCCCCACGAACCTAGTCATGTTCTACCTGATCGGAGTGGTTGTGGCGGCGGTCACCTGGGGCCTGTGGAAGGCGGTCTTCACCGCGACACTGAGCGTCCTGATGTTCGACTTTTTCTTCGTGGCTCCCCACTTCAGCTTGCGGATCATCGACACCGAATACCTGGTCACCTTCGCCGCCTTCCTGTTCGTGGGGGTGGTGATCAGCCTGCTGGTGGTCCGATCGAGGGACAACGCCGCAGCGGCGCAGAGGAGAGAGGAGTACACTTCCGCGCTGTACGCGCTGAGCATCGATCTGGCCAGCGCCAATGATATCGAACGCGCGCTGGAGACGGTCAGCGGGCACGTGAAGAGGTCCTGCAACTGCCTCTCCGCTTATCTGCTGCCTTATGGAAGCTGCCTTGGAGTGGTCTTCTCCGATAGCGGCCTGGACCTGGACGAGAAGGAGATGACCGCCGCCGATTGGACCTACCGGAACGGCCAAGCCTCAGGGAAGGACACTGACACCCTCTCCTCCGCTGTTCTCAAGTTCTATCCCCTGCGTACCCCCAGTGGGGTGGTGGGAGTGATGGGTATCAAGCCCGAGGAGCGGGATGGGATAATCAGGCTGGAGCAGGAGCGGCTGATCGAGGCGTTCACCAGCCAGACCGCTCTGGCCATCGAAAGGATACATTTCTGGAACCAGCTGTCCCGATCAGGCAAACAAGCCGAGGGACATGAAGCGACCGGATCGCAAGCTCAGAAATGA
- the map gene encoding type II methionyl aminopeptidase, with translation MDQDALDSIIKAGAVTREARQLGAGMIGEGVSLLSVAEEVEALIEKRGAKPAFPVNISINQIAAHYTPASNDASTFRRGDVVKLDVGAHVNGYMGDTAVTVEVGTRNWSSLIDAPSKALSMVIDMISEGVPISAIGGTIETGIKSNGFVPIRNLAGHEIKRHNLHSGLSISNYDDGNITKVHNDMLLAIEPFATDGAGEVGNSKPGNIYIFQRDREIKDAGANRLFDMIKDEFGSLAFCERWCTALDPKASAHLRTLVRYGAIHAYPILTEVKGGMVSQTEHTILINGSRAQVTT, from the coding sequence ATGGATCAGGACGCCTTAGATAGCATAATCAAAGCCGGAGCAGTGACGAGGGAGGCTCGTCAGCTCGGGGCGGGCATGATCGGGGAAGGCGTAAGCCTGCTGAGCGTGGCCGAGGAAGTGGAAGCTCTCATCGAGAAGAGAGGGGCGAAGCCTGCATTTCCCGTCAATATCAGCATCAACCAGATCGCTGCCCACTATACTCCGGCCTCGAATGATGCTTCCACCTTCCGTCGAGGGGACGTGGTGAAGCTGGATGTCGGAGCGCATGTGAACGGCTACATGGGCGACACCGCGGTAACGGTCGAGGTAGGTACGAGGAACTGGTCCAGCTTGATCGATGCCCCGTCTAAAGCACTCTCGATGGTGATCGATATGATCAGTGAAGGAGTACCTATCAGCGCCATCGGAGGCACGATCGAGACAGGTATAAAAAGCAATGGTTTCGTGCCGATCCGCAACCTTGCCGGTCATGAGATCAAACGGCACAATCTGCACTCGGGCCTGTCGATCTCGAACTATGATGACGGCAACATCACGAAGGTTCACAACGACATGCTGCTGGCCATCGAGCCGTTCGCAACCGATGGAGCGGGGGAGGTCGGCAATTCGAAGCCGGGAAACATTTACATATTTCAAAGGGACCGTGAGATCAAGGACGCCGGTGCGAACCGCCTTTTCGACATGATCAAGGACGAGTTCGGAAGCCTGGCTTTCTGTGAGAGGTGGTGCACGGCCCTCGATCCCAAAGCTTCCGCACACCTTAGGACCCTGGTCAGGTATGGAGCGATCCATGCCTATCCGATCCTAACCGAAGTGAAGGGCGGGATGGTCTCCCAGACCGAGCACACCATACTCATAAACGGCTCCAGGGCCCAGGTGACGACCTAG
- a CDS encoding dihydrofolate reductase family protein: MRKVTVLSFVTMDGVIQAPGGPEEDVTGGFKYGGWTAPYFDEFMNKIMAEQMGRPFDLLLGRKTYDIFASYWPYHQEEDMGFNQATKYVASKHPLQLTWERSVQLHDDVVKAITDLKAQKGPELQVHGSSDLIQTLLKHNLIDELWLKIFPLTLGPGKRLFAEGTVPAAFRLIDSKVSPKGVIVASYQRAGEVETGSF; this comes from the coding sequence ATGAGGAAGGTCACCGTTCTCTCCTTCGTCACGATGGATGGCGTCATTCAGGCGCCTGGCGGACCGGAAGAGGATGTCACCGGCGGTTTCAAGTATGGCGGCTGGACGGCTCCCTATTTCGATGAGTTCATGAACAAGATAATGGCCGAGCAGATGGGAAGGCCATTCGACCTCCTTCTGGGCAGGAAAACGTACGATATCTTTGCTTCCTATTGGCCGTATCACCAGGAGGAAGACATGGGGTTCAACCAGGCGACCAAGTACGTCGCCTCAAAGCATCCCTTGCAGCTCACATGGGAGCGGTCGGTTCAACTGCATGACGATGTAGTGAAGGCGATAACGGACCTCAAGGCGCAGAAGGGTCCCGAGCTTCAGGTACATGGCAGCAGCGATCTGATCCAGACCCTCCTAAAGCACAATCTGATCGATGAGCTTTGGCTAAAAATATTTCCACTGACGCTCGGCCCGGGAAAGCGCTTGTTTGCCGAAGGCACTGTTCCAGCGGCGTTCAGGCTGATCGACAGTAAAGTCTCACCGAAAGGGGTCATCGTAGCCAGCTACCAGCGCGCCGGAGAAGTCGAGACAGGGTCCTTCTGA
- a CDS encoding DUF169 domain-containing protein, whose translation MSIKDIGEKLTEAGRLKSRPLCIYGSETVPEGGVLITSVDKCLVKAIFKASQCGDMPPLYFGKGAVAGCCPGGIGWTGYGRIGPQLEFFVSTGSPTFRNGEAEYLKASPEIVRRSKEGVGEIAPPGTYIVVRPCADLDSDPGVRSFLCFGNSEQIRNMSSLVHFGSTDPFNPVLAAWGPTCASWITYPAGMAEKAPRGSAYLGPMDPTGNNWFPEGLMSIGIPADLARSMCEDLDSSFIVRRPHVAYPGSREDVCKLP comes from the coding sequence ATGTCGATCAAGGATATCGGTGAAAAGCTCACCGAGGCGGGCAGATTGAAGTCCCGCCCACTGTGCATATACGGTTCTGAAACGGTCCCGGAGGGCGGGGTGCTCATAACCTCCGTCGATAAATGCCTGGTCAAGGCCATCTTCAAGGCCTCGCAGTGCGGTGACATGCCGCCCCTCTATTTCGGCAAGGGGGCGGTGGCGGGGTGCTGCCCCGGCGGCATCGGATGGACCGGGTACGGGCGCATCGGGCCGCAGCTGGAGTTCTTCGTTTCCACCGGCTCCCCGACATTCAGGAACGGGGAGGCCGAGTACCTCAAGGCCAGTCCTGAAATCGTCAGGAGATCGAAGGAGGGCGTGGGGGAGATCGCTCCCCCGGGAACGTACATCGTAGTGCGGCCGTGCGCGGACCTGGACAGCGACCCGGGGGTCAGGTCCTTCCTGTGCTTCGGGAACAGTGAGCAGATCCGCAACATGTCCTCCCTGGTGCACTTCGGGAGCACCGACCCGTTCAACCCGGTCCTGGCCGCATGGGGGCCGACCTGCGCCTCATGGATCACCTATCCTGCGGGGATGGCCGAGAAGGCGCCCCGGGGCTCCGCCTACCTGGGCCCCATGGACCCCACCGGCAACAACTGGTTCCCGGAGGGTCTGATGAGCATCGGCATCCCCGCGGACCTGGCGCGGTCCATGTGCGAGGACCTCGACAGCTCGTTCATCGTCCGCAGGCCCCACGTGGCCTATCCTGGATCGAGGGAGGACGTCTGCAAGCTGCCTTGA
- a CDS encoding DUF6176 family protein, translated as MWEIKELDIKMYKAGIIRGMEDVANEWLSFLRDNGEAGMETLKNEKVYLESYFQAKEGDSTYVYMLIVAKDVEAANNIAGESKNDIDLKYFEYMGRCIDPSSVTVLDCSFYMENLSGLHD; from the coding sequence GTGTGGGAGATTAAGGAACTTGATATCAAAATGTACAAGGCGGGGATCATCAGGGGGATGGAAGATGTAGCCAATGAGTGGTTGAGCTTCTTGAGGGACAATGGGGAAGCGGGCATGGAGACCTTGAAGAACGAAAAGGTGTACTTGGAATCGTATTTCCAGGCCAAGGAAGGCGACTCCACGTATGTGTACATGCTCATAGTGGCAAAAGACGTGGAGGCGGCCAACAATATAGCGGGGGAGAGCAAGAACGACATCGACCTGAAATATTTTGAATATATGGGCAGATGCATCGACCCGTCCTCGGTGACGGTCCTGGACTGCAGCTTCTACATGGAGAACCTGTCAGGGCTACACGATTGA
- a CDS encoding universal stress protein translates to MEPFRRILIPTDGSDNAKVAVAKGLELAKMTGAEVTAISVMDAVGLAYAAQSTTMSPIYQLLKDGADSAVGQVRKEGEKLGVPVRTVVKEGNPADEIAKASGNYDLIVMGTLGRTGLAHLLLGSVAEKVVRFASCPVMVVRVPKKTGSE, encoded by the coding sequence ATGGAACCGTTCCGCAGGATACTCATCCCCACCGACGGGAGCGACAACGCAAAGGTCGCTGTGGCCAAAGGTTTGGAGCTGGCTAAGATGACAGGCGCGGAGGTCACCGCTATAAGCGTGATGGACGCGGTCGGCCTGGCCTACGCCGCGCAGAGCACCACCATGTCGCCGATATACCAGCTTCTGAAGGATGGTGCGGACTCCGCGGTCGGTCAGGTCCGCAAGGAGGGCGAGAAGCTGGGCGTCCCGGTCAGGACCGTCGTAAAGGAAGGGAACCCTGCGGACGAGATAGCCAAGGCGTCCGGTAACTACGATCTGATCGTCATGGGGACCCTGGGCCGCACCGGGCTCGCCCACCTCCTCCTGGGCAGCGTGGCGGAGAAGGTCGTCCGGTTCGCCTCCTGCCCGGTGATGGTGGTGAGGGTCCCGAAGAAGACTGGAAGCGAGTGA
- a CDS encoding TATA-box-binding protein translates to MSTYKIENVVASASLGIELDLQALALVLEGSEYEPEQFPGLIYRVKDPKAALLLFRSGKIVCTGAKSSAQVHSAIKKVIERIREAGIAVTKEPDVVVQNIVASSDLGQEVNLNAIAISFGLERVEYEPEQFPGLVYRMFDPKIVLLIFGSGRLVATGGKTPIDIERAVNKVTEELRAAGQLR, encoded by the coding sequence ATTTCCACATACAAGATCGAGAATGTAGTTGCCTCCGCTTCGTTGGGCATCGAGCTCGACCTGCAAGCGTTAGCGTTGGTATTGGAGGGCTCTGAGTACGAGCCGGAACAGTTCCCTGGCCTCATCTACCGTGTGAAGGACCCGAAGGCGGCGCTCCTCCTGTTCAGGAGCGGCAAGATCGTGTGCACCGGGGCCAAGAGCTCGGCCCAGGTACACTCCGCCATCAAGAAGGTGATCGAGAGGATCAGGGAAGCGGGCATCGCCGTGACCAAGGAGCCGGATGTAGTCGTCCAGAACATCGTAGCGTCCTCGGACCTTGGCCAAGAGGTGAACCTCAACGCCATCGCCATCTCCTTCGGCCTGGAGAGGGTGGAGTACGAGCCGGAACAGTTCCCTGGCCTGGTGTACCGCATGTTCGACCCCAAGATCGTCCTGCTGATCTTCGGCTCCGGCAGACTGGTCGCCACCGGTGGCAAGACCCCCATCGACATCGAGAGGGCGGTCAACAAGGTCACCGAAGAGCTGCGCGCCGCCGGCCAGCTCCGGTAA
- a CDS encoding hemolysin family protein: MIIIDILLVIFFVLMNAFFVTAEFALVKVRKSQIDILAAGGRRGAKYAQIAVKDLNLYLSACQLGITLASLALGWIGEPAVSAIIGPVLSWIGLGSATIHTISIVVGFLAITMLHIVIGELVPKSLAILNAEKFATATAMPLVYFYRLTYPIMWLFNTATNGLLKLMGYSAVSDGHENAHSDEELQMLVEDSYKHGLIDKTEYTYVDNIFEATDKVVRDVMMPRPDMVCLFKGDGADKMIETAIREKYTRYPVCEGSRDNVVGFINIRDVYEKRIQGNPFTVEGLIRPIIIVPDSMPINDLLKKFQKEKENIAVVIDEYGGTAGLVTMEDILEEIVGSLCDEYDEEEKEIEPLDDHTFLVKGLVDLDKVCDITGVCLPSDEYDTLNGFLIAKLGRIPTVKERPVIQHEGVEFAIEKMAKNRILSVRITKLPPALETAGETASGA, from the coding sequence ATGATAATAATAGACATACTGCTCGTCATCTTCTTCGTGTTGATGAACGCGTTCTTTGTGACCGCGGAATTCGCGCTAGTGAAGGTGCGAAAATCACAGATAGACATTCTCGCGGCTGGTGGACGTCGGGGAGCGAAATATGCCCAGATCGCGGTGAAGGACCTCAACCTGTACCTGTCGGCCTGTCAGCTGGGCATAACCCTGGCCTCCCTGGCGCTGGGCTGGATCGGCGAGCCTGCGGTGTCCGCCATCATCGGCCCGGTCCTGAGCTGGATAGGGCTGGGCTCTGCGACCATACACACGATTTCCATCGTGGTAGGGTTCCTGGCCATTACCATGCTGCACATCGTGATAGGCGAGCTGGTCCCCAAGTCCCTGGCCATCCTGAACGCGGAGAAGTTCGCCACCGCCACCGCCATGCCATTGGTGTACTTCTACCGGCTCACTTACCCCATCATGTGGTTGTTCAACACCGCCACCAACGGGCTGCTGAAGCTGATGGGCTACTCCGCGGTGTCCGACGGGCACGAGAACGCGCACTCCGACGAGGAGCTCCAGATGCTGGTCGAGGATAGCTACAAGCACGGCCTTATCGACAAGACCGAGTACACCTACGTGGACAACATCTTCGAGGCCACCGACAAGGTCGTCAGGGACGTCATGATGCCCCGCCCGGACATGGTGTGCCTGTTCAAGGGCGACGGCGCCGACAAGATGATCGAAACGGCCATACGGGAGAAGTACACCCGGTACCCGGTGTGCGAGGGCAGCCGGGACAACGTGGTGGGGTTCATTAACATCAGGGACGTGTACGAGAAGAGGATCCAGGGCAACCCCTTCACCGTGGAAGGCCTCATCCGCCCCATAATCATCGTTCCGGACAGCATGCCCATCAATGACCTGCTGAAGAAGTTCCAGAAGGAAAAGGAGAACATCGCCGTCGTGATCGACGAGTACGGCGGCACCGCCGGCCTGGTCACCATGGAGGACATCCTCGAGGAGATCGTGGGCAGCCTGTGCGACGAGTACGACGAGGAGGAGAAGGAGATCGAGCCGCTCGACGACCACACCTTCCTGGTCAAGGGCCTGGTCGACCTGGACAAGGTATGCGACATCACGGGCGTATGCCTTCCCTCGGACGAGTACGATACCCTCAACGGGTTCCTCATCGCCAAGCTGGGCCGGATACCCACCGTGAAGGAACGCCCCGTCATCCAGCACGAGGGCGTGGAGTTCGCCATCGAGAAGATGGCCAAGAACCGCATCCTGTCGGTCCGGATCACCAAGCTCCCGCCCGCCCTGGAGACGGCCGGAGAGACCGCCAGCGGCGCATGA
- a CDS encoding Lrp/AsnC family transcriptional regulator, whose translation MVAVDDMNHRILKLLKMDGKMTYREIASKLRRSPSTVRDRIRRMEDYNVILGYAAIVNNEQMGMQSDAIILANIDEGISSKDLRKLQDVEGVMEVLLVSGGKRAMVRLHAPDNRTLDNTIANSIIPIGLKDVEVRIVLESVMRFPGI comes from the coding sequence TTGGTCGCCGTTGACGATATGAACCACCGGATCCTAAAGCTCCTCAAGATGGACGGGAAGATGACCTACCGGGAGATAGCGTCAAAGCTTCGGAGGTCTCCCTCCACGGTTAGGGACCGCATCAGGAGGATGGAGGACTACAACGTCATCCTCGGCTACGCCGCCATCGTCAACAACGAGCAGATGGGGATGCAATCTGACGCCATCATCCTGGCGAACATCGACGAGGGGATCAGCTCCAAGGACCTGAGGAAGCTCCAGGACGTGGAAGGGGTCATGGAGGTCCTGCTGGTGAGCGGGGGGAAAAGGGCCATGGTCCGGCTTCACGCGCCGGACAACCGGACCCTCGACAACACCATCGCCAATTCGATTATCCCCATCGGCCTGAAGGACGTCGAGGTGCGCATCGTTCTCGAGTCGGTGATGCGCTTCCCCGGCATCTGA